In Zea mays cultivar B73 chromosome 7, Zm-B73-REFERENCE-NAM-5.0, whole genome shotgun sequence, the following proteins share a genomic window:
- the LOC541728 gene encoding transcription factor MYB39: MGRAPCCEKSGLKKGPWMPEEDEKLVAYIKKHGQGNWRTLPKNAGLARCGKSCRLRWTNYLRPDIKRGRFSFDEEETIIQLHSILGNKWSAIAARLPGRTDNEIKNYWNTHIRKRLLRMGIDPVTHAPRLDLLDLSALFKPAAAAAYYPTQADLDTLRALEPLANYPDLLRLASALLSGPPAAPAIGDQQPRQLLPWILQAQMAQQAAAAVAQAQLQVAPQAEQFVQQRQAAGAACQMPDLVHTSPTVQQHQQVAAAQEQQHQPQGQDDMAAACHSMQPQPPTGGYAVDTLDIPALMQMVQADDASNLQQWSSMITSSTNNNNVGSGVSTPSSSPVPRLNHSTTATTTYGGASDADAAALFNMQLSELLDVTDYM, from the exons ATGGGGCGCGCGCCGTGCTGCGAGAAGAGCGGGCTGAAGAAAGGGCCGTGGATGCCCGAGGAGGACGAGAAGCTCGTCGCCTACATCAAGAAGCACGGCCAGGGCAACTGGCGCACCCTCCCCAAGAATGCCG GGCTCGCACGGTGCGGGAAGAGCTGCCGGCTACGGTGGACTAACTATCTGAGGCCGGACATCAAGCGCGGCCGCTTCTCCTTCGACGAGGAGGAGACAATCATCCAGCTCCACAGCATCCTCGGCAACAA GTGGTCAGCGATCGCGGCGCGGCTGCCCGGGCGGACGGACAACGAGATCAAGAACTACTGGAACACGCACATCCGCAAGCGCCTGCTCCGCATGGGCATCGACCCCGTCACCCACGCGCCGCGCCTCGACCTCCTCGACCTCTCCGCGCTCTTcaagcccgccgccgccgccgcgtacTACCCCACGCAGGCCGACCTCGACACGCTCCGAGCCTTGGAGCCGCTCGCCAACTACCCGGACCTCCTCCGCCTCGCCTCCGCCCTGCTCTCTGGCCCGCCGGCGGCGCCCGCGATCGGCGACCAGCAACCGCGGCAGCTTCTGCCGTGGATTCtgcaggcgcagatggcgcagCAGGCGGCCGCCGCCGTGGCGCAGGCGCAGCTGCAGGTGGCGCCGCAGGCCGAACAGTTCGTGCAGCAGCGGCAGGCGGCTGGAGCCGCGTGCCAAATGCCGGACCTGGTCCACACGAGCCCGACGGTGCAGCAGCACCAGCAGGTCGCGGCCGCGCAGGAGCAGCAACACCAGCCCCAGGGCCAGGACGACATGGCCGCGGCTTGCCACAGCATGCAGCCGCAGCCGCCTACGGGCGGCTACGCCGTCGACACCCTCGACATCCCAGCGCTGATGCAGATGGTGCAGGCCGACGACGCGTCGAACCTGCAGCAGTGGAGCAGCATGATCACAAGCAGCACCAACAACAACAACGTCGGCTCCGGCGTGTCCACACCGTCGTCCAGCCCGGTGCCGCGCTTGAAtcactccaccaccgccaccacgaCGTACGGCGGCGCGAGCGATGCCGACGCCGCCGCGCTGTTCAACATGCAGCTATCTGAGCTCCTTGATGTGACCGACTACATGTAA